The Podospora pseudocomata strain CBS 415.72m chromosome 3, whole genome shotgun sequence genome window below encodes:
- the GLN4 gene encoding Glutaminyl-tRNA synthetase (EggNog:ENOG503NUV0; COG:J; BUSCO:EOG09260WYQ) produces MADSIADSTAKLDITDAPTAPDTAPTVDNAPKLQLDEETGEWVSKGELKKRLAKRAKKASKDKNKEASNAAAPPKTQQPKKEKVEDVPIDTDSMFKQGFLNDVYKERPVKPVITRFPPEPNGHLHIGHAKAIAVNFGFARYHGGYTYLRMDDTNPESEEEEYFTSIEETVRWLGFEPYKITYSSDHFDTLYALAEKLIEQGNAYVCHCDDQEVKKQRGGEKGASPRYRCEHANQSVEENLKKFRAMRDGEYKPREAFLRMKQDINDPNPQNWDLAAYRVLNKPHHRTGDKWVIYPTYDFTHCLCDSFEKITHSLCTVEFFLSRTSYEWLNQRLVEYQPMQREYGRLSIEGSVLSKRKLKELVDKGIVRGWNDPRLHTLIAIRRKGVPPGAILEFVNELGVTTTNSIIQMSRFEQTIRRYLERTVPRLMLVLDPVPVVLESSEFEGTDLTVPFSPKNPAMGDHKIKFSQTVYIDRSDFREVDSKDYFRLAPGKTVGLLQAPFPITATSFTKDETTGLVTEIKAVFDRSGKKPKTFIQWVPAESAGSKRCEARIYNSLFKSNNPTGAEGGFLSDLNPDSEIIYPNALVESGFDEVRKRAPWPEAAGEDKLGKGGPESVRFQGMRVGYFAMDSDSTDDKIVLNRIVSLKEDKEKS; encoded by the exons ATGGCTGACTCCATCGCCGATTCGACGGCCAAGCTCGACATCACCGACGCGCCTACCGCGCCCGATACTGCCCCTACGGTCGACAATGCCCCAAAGCTTCAGCTTGACGAGGAGACCGGCGAGTGGGTTTCCAAGGGAGAACTGAAGAAGAGACTGGCAAAACGCGCAAAAAAGGCGTCgaaggacaagaacaaggaggCAAGCAATGCTGCCGCGCCGCCAAAAACTCAGCAGccgaagaaggaaaaggtcGAAGATGTCCCAATCGACACGGATTCCATGTTCAAACAGGGCTTCTTGAACGATGTTTACAAGGAGCGTCCCGTGAAGCCAGTTATTACCAGATTCCCCCCCGAGCCAAACGGTCACCTACATATCGGTCATGCCAAGGCAATCGCCGTCAACTTTGGCTTTGCCAGATATCATGGAGGATATACCTACTTACGTATGGACGATACAAATCctgagagcgaggaggaggagtactTCACCTCGATCGAAGAAACAGTCCGTTGGCTCGGCTTTGAGCCGTACAAGATCACCTATTCAAGCGACCACTTCGATACCCTATACGCGCTCGCCGAGAAGCTGATCGAGCAGGGAAACGCATACGTGTGCCACTGCGACGAccaggaggtgaagaagcagcgcggtggggagaagggagCCAGCCCTCGTTACCGATGCGAGCATGCCAACCAGTCTGTCGAGGAAAACCTCAAAAAGTTCAGGGCCATGCGGGACGGCGAGTACAAGCCCAGGGAGGCTTTTCTGCGCATGAAGCAGGACATCAAtgaccccaacccccagaaTTGGGATCTGGCGGCGTACCGAGTACTGAACAAACCTCACCACAGGACCGGTGATAAGTGGGTCATCTACCCCACCTACGATTTTACCCACTGTTTGTGCGATAGCTTCGAGAAGATCACCCACTCGCTTTGTACAGTCGAGTTTTTCCTCAGCAGGACGTCGTACGAGTGGCTGAATCAGAGGCTGGTTGAATATCAGCCTATGCAGCGCGAATATGGCCGACTGAGCATCGAGGGTTCCGTACTCAGCAAGCgcaagctgaaggagcttGTCGATAAGGGGATCGTCAGAGGCTGGAACGATCCCCGATTACACACGCTCATCGCTATACGCCGAAAGGG CGTCCCACCGGGTGCCATCCTGGAATTCGTCAACGAGCTCGGCGTAACCACGACGAACAGCATCATCCAGATGTCCCGCTTTGAGCAGACCATTCGGCGCTACCTTGAACGAACAGTCCCGCGCTTGATGCTGGTGTTGGACCCAGTTCCTGTGGTCCTGGAGTCAAGCGAGTTTGAGGGCACTGACCTCACCGTCCCCTTCTCACCCAAGAACCCGGCCATGGGAGACCACAAGATCAAATTCTCGCAGACTGTGTACATCGACCGCTCCGATTTCCGTGAGGTCGACAGCAAGGACTACTTCCGCTTGGCCCCAGGCAAGACGGTGGGCTTGCTCCAGGCACCCTTCCCCATTACCGCCACAAGCTTCACCAAGGATGAGACCACCGGCCTTGTGACCGAGATCAAGGCTGTCTTTGACCGTTCTGGcaagaagccaaagaccTTCATCCAGTGGGTGCCTGCTGAGAGCGCTGGGTCCAAGAGATGCGAGGCCCGCATCTACAACTCCCTTTTCAAGTCCAATAACCCAACCGGTGCCGAAGGTGGCTTCTTGTCCGACCTTAATCCCGATAGTGAGATCATTTACCCGAACGCTCTTGTTGAGTCTGGCTTTGATGAGGTCAGGAAACGCGCTCCTTGGCCCGAGGCTGCCGGCGAGGACAAGCTCGGCAAGGGCGGTCCCGAGTCTGTTCGGTTCCAGGGCATGCGTGTTGGCTACTTT GCCATGGACTCGGATAGCACAGATGACAAGATTGTTCTGAACCGGATTGTGTCGCtcaaggaggacaaggagaagagctAA
- a CDS encoding hypothetical protein (EggNog:ENOG503PA1B; COG:S) has translation MMRLWHTILAVITLLVVSRCQGCETDYYPSVSTAEPCAIVSSSWSSQQVFSPSATPTVAAELAYECLNSIPLHKQEALELVDAIEPYLEWQSDSAYKADPPEGYFFPPFDMFSALAQVRQNLEEDMYGNEYDFQEDLYVSVFCPGHDGHYVFYPDALTRVFEWRRQRALVSVSEDGVSLPVIKIYEDITESPETASVVSLINGVDAATYVAETIYKATYNRDPDAAYNSMFYEKASVAVGSPLGFFAKGGRVRYVYPGPNTTFTFENGTALSLENVAAVKADMTGVVDGPSYYAKFCNPDGGNTTTIRESPVDEAGDGGIAVIGYPKPVIITQDGVVSGYFLEGDGFEDVAVIAVLSFEPRSPTEFQAVCQRFFSLAAQEGKTKLVIDFQGNGGGYILQGYDFFRQLFPSIVQEGLSRFKEDPSFLSLASIISDLVAGVNPYTEPSANLVRNYQNWFNYRYDLDLHNQLFPSFDAKFYPHIYKSTPYTSLLRWNLYDSLTTINTTFGLGIEVTGYGARTNLAQPFFAENIVLLYDGTCASTCAVTSEFFSLQANVKSIAMGGLPEPGLIQGVGGVRGAQVLQYKNIYDYASSYLPWAGNPFQAGALSRYSSLPVNRSTSAAVNARDEIFPQNIYDGLPAQYVVQESDCRLYWTEPMIRDVSEVWKAAADSAFNGAGCAAGGIERTEPGKCPPRPGTPSPLPVYGPWLPEQYRKVNAPVDDVGWMAVHGMKAIL, from the exons ATGATGCGACTATGGCACACAATACTAGCAGTTATCACTCTCCTGGTAGTCTCTAGGTGCCAGGGCTGTGAGACTGACTACTACCCTTCAGTTTCCACTGCTGAACCATGCGCCATTGTAAGCAGTTCCTGGTCTTCCCAACAGGTCTTCAGCCCATCTG CAACTCCGACTGTAGCAGCTGAGTTGGCTTACGAGTGTCTTAACTCTATCCCGCTGCACAAACAGGAAGCTCTTGAGCTTGTCGATGCCATTGAGCCTTACTTGGAATGGCAGAGTGACTCGGCCTACAAAGCCGACCCGCCCGAGGGCTACTTTTTTCCGCCTTTCGATATGTTTTCTGCATTGGCGCAGGTCCGCCAGAACTTGGAGGAAGACATGTACGGCAACGAGTATGATTTTCAGGAGGATCTATACGTCTCGGTGTTTTGTCCCGGGCATGATGGCCATTATGTCTTTTACCCAGATGCCTTAACCCGCGTCTTTGAATGGAGGCGACAACGCGCTCTTGTTTCCGTCAGTGAGGATGGGGTCTCGCTGCCAGTCATTAAGATTTATG AGGATATTACCGAATCTCCAGAGACTGCGTCGGTAGTCAGCCTCATCAATGGCGTTGATGCAGCTACCTACGTGGCGGAAACCATATACAAGGCAACTTACAACCGAGATCCAGACGCCGCCTATAATAGCATGTTTTACGAAAAGGCGTCTGTTGCGGTGGGGAGTCCGTTGGGCTTTTTTGCAAAGGGTGGCCGAGTGAGATACGTTTACCCAGGGCCAAACACGACGTTCACGTTTGAGAATGGTACCGCTCTCTCGTTGGAgaatgttgctgctgtcaaaGCTGACATGACCGGCGTGGTTGACGGCCCTTCTTATTACGCTAAATTCTGCAATCCAGACGGTGGCAATACAACTACTATCAGAGAAAGCCCGGTTGATGaggctggagatgggggaatTGCTGTTATTGGCTACCCAAAGCCTGTGATCATCACTCAGGATGGCGTCGTCTCTGGTTATTttcttgagggtgatggcttcGAAGACGTGGCAGTCATCGCTGTTCTTTCTTTCGAGCCTCGATCCCCTACCGAATTTCAGGCAGTTTGCCAACGGTTCTTTTCACTAGCAGCACAAGAAGGCAAGACTAAACTCGTTATCGACTTTCAAGGTAATGGCGGCGGTTATATCCTCCAGGGCTACGACTTTTTCAGGCAGCTATTCCCTTCCATCGTCCAGGAAGGACTGAGCCGGTTCAAAGAAGACCCCagctttctctctcttgccAGCATCATCAGTGATCTCGTGGCCGGTGTCAACCCTTACACAGAGCCGAGCGCAAATCTCGTTCGAAACTACCAAAACTGGTTCAACTATCGCTACGACCTCGATCTCCACAACCAACTCTTCCCGTCGTTTGACGCCAAGTTTTACCCGCACATCTACAAATCTACCCCCTACACCTCACTGCTGCGCTGGAACCTCTATGACAGCCTCACGACCATCAACACGACCTTTGGATTAGGCATCGAGGTGACCGGCTATGGTGCCCGAACCAACCTGGCGCAGCCCTTTTTCGCCGAGAACATTGTTCTTTTATACGACGGCACTTGCGCCTCTACCTGCGCGGTGACCTCCGAGTTCTTCAGCCTGCAGGCCAATGTCAAGTCGATCGCAATGGGTGGCCTCCCGGAGCCGGGTTTAATCCAAGGAGTGGGCGGCGTCAGGGGCGCGCAAGTGCTGCAGTACAAAAATATCTACGACTATGCCAGCTCCTACCTACCCTGGGCCGGGAATCCGTTCCAGGCTGGTGCGCTCTCGCGATACTCCTCGTTACCGGTGAACAGGAGCACGTCGGCGGCCGTCAATGCGAGGGATGAGATTTTCCCGCAGAACATCTACGACGGGTTGCCGGCGCAGTATGTGGTGCAGGAGTCGGATTGCCGGCTGTACTGGACGGAGCCGATGATCAGGGATGTGTCTGAGGTGtggaaggctgctgctgattcGGCATTCAACGGGGCGGGGTGTGCTGCCGGGGGGATAGAACGAACAGAGCCTGGCAAGTGTCCACCGAGGCCAGGCACGCCGTCGCCGCTGCCTGTGTACGGTCCGTGGCTGCCAGAACAGTACAGGAAGGTGAATGCGCCGGTGGATGATGTGGGGTGGATGGCCGTCCATGGGATGAAGGCGATTCTTTAA
- a CDS encoding hypothetical protein (EggNog:ENOG503NY56; COG:B; COG:K) — translation MPFRHIGKMTVLKAADIPSVSLLYKLHKLSAAPADTKLVKTLLGPTEIPPPSKSLNDRVAVYRADITSLAVDAIVNAANRSLLGGGGVDGAIHRAAGRGLYEECKKLNGCKTGSAKITDAYDLPCNRVIHAVGPVYDPADHDTSEKLLVGCYTTSLELAVEHECRTIAFSALSTGIYGYPSREAAPAALSAIRKFLTGKDGDKIDKVILVTFEKKDVDAYTEFVPHYFPPVSEDSTSDAVAQELPSVPTSDLVDPEEADKR, via the exons aTGCCCTTTCGGCATATCGGCAAGATGACCGTCCTCAAGGCTGCCGACAtcccctccgtctccctTCTCTACAAGCTCCACAAGCTGTCAGCCGCACCCGCTGACACCAAGCTTGTGAAGACTCTCTTGGGACCGACCGAgatccctcccccttctaAATCTCTCAACGACCGTGTTGCCGTGTACCGTGCCGACATCACTTCTCTCGCCGTCGATGCCATCGTCAATGCCGCCAACCGCTCCCTTctcgggggcggcggcgtagACGGTGCCATTCATCGGGCAGCTGGCCGCGGCCTGTACGAAGAGTGCAAGAAGTTGAATGGGTGCAAGACTGGCTCAGCCAAGATCACAGACGCCTATGACCTGCCATGCAACAGGGTCATTCACGCTGTCGGCCCCGTCTACGACCCGGCGGATCATGACACGAGCGAGAAGCTGCTGGTCGGCTGCTACACAACAAGCTTGGAGCTCGCCGTTGAACACGAGTGCCGCACAATCGCCTTCAGTGCACTCAGCACCGGTATATATGGCTACCCAAGTCGGGAGGCCGCGCCCGCAGCGTTGAGTGCCATTCGCAAATTCTTGACCGGGAAGGACGGGGACAAGATTGATAAGGTAATACTTGTTACgtttgagaagaaggatgtggATGCTTACACCGAGTTCGTCCC ACATTACTTTCCTCCTGTTTCCGAAGACTCAACATCCGATGCCGTCGCACAAGAGCTTCCCAGCGTCCCAACATCGGACCTTGTGGATCCCGAAGAGGCCGACAAGAGATAG